One Rhodothermales bacterium genomic window carries:
- a CDS encoding 2TM domain-containing protein, translating into MMTRREAKGVLSTFKDRMEDLKRFYLHAAGFLATNAVFITINLAVGPHAGPIAMLPLIAWTPVLVIHARRVFGQKGSKTREWEERMIYELMHGEEMPEGPITLAQAMETLKLSASAEPDSARLQKRIEHLEAIITSEQWESPADLELDGAPVKRKQTVR; encoded by the coding sequence ATGATGACCCGCCGAGAAGCTAAAGGCGTCCTCTCTACCTTCAAAGACCGGATGGAGGACCTCAAGCGGTTCTACCTGCACGCCGCCGGCTTCCTCGCCACAAACGCCGTCTTCATCACGATTAATCTGGCCGTGGGCCCACATGCCGGCCCGATCGCCATGTTACCGCTTATCGCCTGGACGCCAGTGCTGGTCATCCATGCACGGCGCGTGTTCGGTCAAAAGGGCTCCAAAACCCGGGAGTGGGAAGAACGCATGATCTACGAACTCATGCACGGCGAAGAAATGCCGGAAGGCCCTATCACATTGGCGCAGGCCATGGAGACGCTCAAGCTCTCCGCCTCCGCAGAGCCCGACTCGGCCCGCCTCCAGAAACGCATCGAACACCTCGAAGCCATCATCACCAGCGAACAGTGGGAATCGCCGGCCGATTTGGAGCTGGACGGCGCCCCGGTCAAGCGGAAACAGACGGTAAGATAA
- a CDS encoding VCBS repeat-containing protein, protein MQFFTFHFSLFTSFILLAVGCAAPPPPVPHFEAQTLDANVAIGYGLSIGDVDGDGRPDILLADKKQYVWYRNPGWQRFVLVDSLTARDNVALAARDIDGDGKVEVAVGAMWNPGETSDASQSGSVHYLARPTDPTQPWTPIQLPHEPTVHRMYWVRIGDAFHLLVAPLHGRGNQAGEGAGVLQIAYTRPTDSTQPWPSTVVDDAMHMTHNVEAVEAGGITDLYIAGKEGVRVATFQNGGWSAGAAPVPGMTYAAGEVRKGQFPNTPFLATIEPMHGTTVAVTFQEDPPRRIVLDSTFAEGHALAAADLLGIGRDQVVAGWRNPNAEGKVGIRLYVPDENGALWTMHVVDDNAMATEDLKVADLDGDGDLDIIAAGRATNNLVVYWNRTGD, encoded by the coding sequence ATGCAATTTTTTACTTTTCACTTTTCACTTTTCACTTCCTTCATCCTCCTCGCCGTCGGCTGCGCCGCGCCGCCGCCGCCCGTGCCTCACTTCGAAGCCCAGACGCTCGACGCCAACGTCGCGATCGGCTACGGCCTCTCCATCGGCGATGTGGACGGAGACGGCCGGCCCGACATCCTGCTGGCGGATAAAAAGCAGTACGTGTGGTACCGCAATCCGGGCTGGCAGCGGTTTGTTCTCGTGGATAGCCTGACCGCCCGGGATAACGTCGCCCTCGCGGCGCGCGACATCGACGGCGACGGAAAGGTCGAGGTGGCCGTGGGCGCGATGTGGAACCCCGGCGAGACGAGCGACGCCTCGCAGTCCGGCTCCGTCCACTACCTCGCCCGCCCCACCGACCCGACGCAGCCATGGACGCCCATCCAGCTTCCCCACGAGCCCACCGTCCACCGGATGTACTGGGTACGCATCGGCGATGCGTTCCATCTGCTTGTGGCGCCGCTGCACGGGCGCGGCAACCAGGCCGGCGAAGGCGCCGGCGTCCTCCAGATCGCCTACACGCGCCCCACCGACTCTACACAACCCTGGCCATCGACCGTCGTCGACGACGCGATGCACATGACGCATAACGTCGAAGCCGTGGAAGCCGGCGGAATAACAGACCTCTACATCGCCGGAAAAGAAGGCGTTCGCGTGGCGACCTTTCAAAATGGCGGCTGGTCTGCCGGCGCCGCGCCGGTGCCGGGGATGACCTACGCCGCCGGGGAAGTTCGCAAAGGCCAATTCCCCAACACGCCTTTCCTCGCGACCATCGAGCCGATGCACGGCACGACGGTCGCCGTCACCTTCCAGGAAGACCCGCCCCGCCGTATCGTGCTCGATAGCACCTTCGCCGAAGGCCATGCCCTCGCCGCGGCCGATCTGCTGGGGATCGGGCGCGACCAGGTCGTCGCCGGTTGGCGCAACCCGAACGCCGAAGGCAAGGTGGGCATCCGCCTGTACGTGCCCGACGAAAACGGCGCGCTATGGACGATGCACGTCGTCGACGACAACGCAATGGCCACGGAAGACCTCAAGGTGGCGGACCTGGACGGGGATGGGGATCTTGACATCATCGCCGCCGGCCGGGCCACGAACAACCTCGTCGTGTACTGGAACCGAACGGGCGACTGA